A genomic segment from Acidimicrobiia bacterium encodes:
- a CDS encoding VOC family protein, with protein MSDDTDAVLNQLNLVVSDMDAAVAFYRQLGLEVPDGGADDGIRHVEIEIPGGIHLDLDNETLARVYNAAWRRPEGGSRALLGFGVSSRAAVDDKYAELTGAGHRGVQPPYDAFWGARYAIVADPDGNEVGLMSPHDDDMRSFPPSNSPEAS; from the coding sequence GTGAGCGACGACACCGATGCCGTGTTGAACCAGCTCAACCTGGTGGTCAGCGACATGGACGCAGCGGTCGCGTTCTACCGGCAACTGGGGCTCGAGGTTCCGGACGGGGGCGCTGACGACGGCATCCGCCATGTCGAGATCGAGATCCCCGGTGGCATCCACCTCGACCTCGACAACGAGACGCTCGCTCGCGTCTACAACGCGGCGTGGCGACGACCAGAGGGCGGGAGCCGCGCGCTCCTCGGTTTCGGCGTGTCGTCGCGCGCGGCCGTCGACGACAAGTACGCCGAGCTCACCGGCGCGGGCCACCGCGGCGTGCAGCCTCCCTATGACGCGTTCTGGGGTGCTCGCTACGCGATCGTGGCCGACCCGGACGGGAATGAAGTCGGGCTGATGAGCCCGCATGACGACGACATGCGGTCGTTTCCGCCGTCGAACTCACCGGAGGCATCATGA
- a CDS encoding PadR family transcriptional regulator — MAKWFFRHGELPLVVLALLEREPMTGYRLLGELDLLFGEAYEPSTGSVYPAIRALQHERLITGTPHGPRNGQVVQLTELGRDALRARGEQLAGLELRTGVRVRRDALLEHALDRFVVRLRATTGQIDPKKVSEILERTASDIENIADTGGGAA; from the coding sequence ATGGCCAAGTGGTTCTTCCGGCACGGCGAGCTGCCCCTGGTGGTCCTCGCCCTGCTCGAACGAGAGCCGATGACGGGCTACCGGCTCCTCGGCGAGCTCGACCTCCTCTTCGGCGAAGCGTACGAGCCGTCGACGGGAAGTGTCTACCCCGCCATCCGCGCGCTCCAGCACGAGCGGCTGATCACGGGTACCCCACACGGCCCGCGCAACGGCCAGGTCGTCCAGCTCACCGAACTCGGGCGTGACGCCCTTCGAGCCCGCGGTGAGCAACTCGCCGGTCTCGAGCTGCGCACAGGAGTGCGGGTCCGGCGCGATGCGTTGCTCGAACACGCACTCGACCGCTTCGTGGTACGGCTACGCGCGACCACAGGACAGATCGATCCGAAGAAGGTCAGCGAGATATTGGAGCGAACGGCTTCCGACATCGAGAACATCGCAGACACGGGGGGAGGTGCCGCGTGA